In the Chitinivibrionales bacterium genome, CCAATGTGGGCAAATCGTGTCTTTTTAATCGGATTATCGGCAGGCAGCTGGCTGTTGTCGACAACTATGAAGGCTTGACTCGTGACAGGAATTATGCACAGGCATCCTGGAACGGTGTTGAATTTACAGTAACCGACACCGGTGGTCTGGCGCCAACGTCAAAGGAAGCGTTGACATCGGAGATTCGCAGGCAGGTCGACATTGCTGCAGAGGAATCTGATGTTATCATTTTTATCGTTGATGCCGGTACCGGTCCTACCGACCTCGATGAGATCATTGCGCGTCATTTACGGCGAACACAGAGTGAAAAGATATTTCTAGCCGTCAATAAAGCCGAATCACCTCGTGCCCTTGATGATATAAACCTGTATT is a window encoding:
- a CDS encoding GTP-binding protein — protein: MICLPELNVLPLVSIVGRPNVGKSCLFNRIIGRQLAVVDNYEGLTRDRNYAQASWNGVEFTVTDTGGLAPTSKEALTSEIRRQVDIAAEESDVIIFIVDAGTGPTDLDEIIARHLRRTQSEKIFLAVNKAESPRALDDINLYFSLGLGDPLPISALHGKGVADLLDVIVDRLRKLDKVKRGQGVA